One part of the Hydra vulgaris chromosome 01, alternate assembly HydraT2T_AEP genome encodes these proteins:
- the LOC100207147 gene encoding soma ferritin isoform X2, producing MASQCRQNFHQESEDAINNQINMELYASYQYLSMAYYFDQDDVALDGYFKFFKHQSDEEREHAQKLMKYQNKRGGRIVLKDVQAPQFQVSTPMSALEAALELEKKVNESLLNVHAIAGKHNDPHLSDFIESEFLDEQVDSINEIAKLITNAKRCGDGLGTYQFDKLSMSS from the exons ATGGCATCACAATGCAGGCAAAACTTTCACCAAGAAAGCGAAGATGCAATTAACAACCAGATAAACATGGAGCTGTATGCCAGCTATCAATATCTTTCTAtg gCTTATTATTTTGATCAAGACGACGTAGCATTGGAtggttattttaagtttttcaagcaTCAGTCAGATGAAGAGCGTGAACATGCTCagaaa cttatgaaatatcaaaacaaaCGTGGTGGTcgaatagttttaaaagatgTTCAAGCTCCCCAATTTCAAGTGAGTACGCCAATGTCAGCATTAGAAGCAGCACTTGAATTGGAAAAGAAAGTTAACGAGTCATTGTTAAATGTACATGCTATTGCTGGAAAGCACAATGATCCTCATTTGAGCGATTTCATAGAATCTGAGTTCTTGGATGAGCAAGTTGATTCGATCAATGAAATAGCCAAATTGATCACCAATGCTAAGAGATGTGGTGATGGTTTGGGTACATACCAATTTGATAAGCTGAGCATGTCAAGTTAA